A section of the Kribbella sp. HUAS MG21 genome encodes:
- a CDS encoding helix-turn-helix domain-containing protein, producing MGNSRGPYAKGVAKRAEILRVALEVIARQGYRKTSTRELAAAAGLSEAGMLHYFGSKEKLFEAVLRARDEADLHRFETADAIDNLTAIVRHNRTVPGLVQLYSTFSAEAGDPDHKSHEYFVDRYAAIRETLATAVRARQAAGTFNPTADPEAIATLLIALSDGLQIQSQYDLTADPADLFDHLLDLLASVDRFSA from the coding sequence GCGAAGCGCGCCGAGATCCTCCGGGTCGCGCTGGAGGTGATCGCGCGGCAGGGGTACCGGAAGACGTCGACGCGCGAACTGGCCGCGGCGGCCGGGCTGAGCGAGGCCGGGATGCTGCACTACTTCGGCTCGAAGGAGAAGCTGTTCGAGGCGGTACTGCGGGCGCGCGACGAGGCCGACCTCCACCGGTTCGAGACCGCCGACGCGATCGACAACCTGACCGCGATCGTCCGGCACAACCGCACGGTGCCGGGGCTGGTGCAGCTCTACTCGACGTTCTCCGCCGAGGCAGGCGACCCCGACCACAAGTCGCACGAGTACTTCGTCGACCGGTACGCCGCCATTCGCGAAACCCTCGCCACCGCGGTCCGCGCCCGGCAAGCAGCGGGCACCTTCAACCCCACAGCAGACCCCGAGGCCATCGCCACCCTCCTGATCGCCCTCTCCGACGGCCTCCAGATCCAGTCGCAGTACGACCTGACCGCCGACCCCGCGGACCTGTTCGACCATCTGCTCGACCTGCTGGCGAGCGTTGACCGCTTCAGCGCATAG